Within Manduca sexta isolate Smith_Timp_Sample1 unplaced genomic scaffold, JHU_Msex_v1.0 HiC_scaffold_165, whole genome shotgun sequence, the genomic segment CAACAGCCAAAAATTACGAACATATCACAAATGTTGGTATTACGATTACTTTGTTTTCTAGATGATATATAACGCGCAACAAGCAACATTTAACAGCGCGTCATATACTTTAGGCATTGACATAGAAAATGTACTATGCGCTATCCAGTTATCGAATCAATACCGGCACAAGAATGATAAGTCGATCGTGCAGCCTAATGACCCCATAAGCCACAGTCGCTTTGATTTTGACCAAAAtagtcaattttataaaactattgctATTCAATTTCTATATCTGTGACCTTGAGATATGCTTCCAATGCTGGAGTCAACCGAAAGACGTTAAAGTCAATGGCAAACAGTGACGTCTATGCaagttaatattagtaatactgAGAAACCGTTCAATAGCTAGCATTAACGTATGGGTACCGTCAGCAGTGAAACGTTGATACACGTCGCCTAAAGCCAAGTATCGATTTGCGCAAACTCAAGCGAATCAGAGGCTCATTTCTCAGCGCGAgtttatagaaacaaaatgaaacgtCTGATCGAGCTTCAATCCTGAAATAGCTGTGCTACAATGTATTCGTGGAGCTACGAGCATACTATATCATACGGGCTCCCCAACGAACTACCAACATTAAACCTCGAGTACCTATCGAGTGTCTTAACAAGAACACGAAAAGTTGCTCTACAAGAGCTGTACGGACGTTGCGACGGTAAGTACTCAAGCACAAGTACTTCGCTTAAATAATATGAGCCGCTTATACCTGCTCATGCGCAAGTCCATAAGAGGCTTCATGCGTGACTTTATATGGGATCAACGCGCTGTTGTGTTGCTTATCATGAGCTTTTCTTAAGCCggtaaaagatatttattaaaaaaacaaactaactTCTGTGTTTTATTACATCTCAGACCACTGTTCATTACATTTGAACACAGATTTAAAACGATATACTCCAGCCATATATGAAAATTGAGGAACATTGAAAACAAAGTTAACATGACCATCGCTTCATATAAAACGCTAACAGTAACAGTGGCTTTCACAACTGCCATTGCAGATACACAAGTTATATACCACTGGGTTATTCACAAGTTAGGTGGGCCGTAGAGTTCCTTACACACAAATTACAGCATTGCATCATCTATCATATCATtagatatttgtaaaacaaGTACCAAAAATACTATGAcgttaaatacttataaatcaaTATCTTAGGTTTCAGTGCGATGTATGCTATACAATTTTGGAAATTTCTGACGctttatctatttactaattcCTCTTTATTCTTACAATGTATCAAATACTCCTATAGATAAATCAATGAGACGAGTTGTTGGTTTCTAACTGAATTATCAAGACtagaatacaatatatttttttttttattaacattctaAACATTGTGGATTTTATAGTCATtcttattacacaataaaagcATTCAATGGTTAAATGCTAATAAACCATGGTTATAAAAGACAACTAGTGCGGCAAAATATCGCAGCACTGATTTTATACATCTAagataattactatattttgctTCTTTAATGCCCCGCATCATAACCACACTAACGTCTAATGaagtaaattttcaaaaaacgtATAATGACGTTCACTTCGGGTAAACGTTTCATGACGTTAGTTATAGCATGCCTGGAAACAGTGTGTAAGTGCACCTTATGTATAGCCACTTCTTTTATATTGACGCTTCCACCGTTTACCAGTCATTTCACAACATCCAGTAAGCAGATAAAATATCAGAATATCTTGAATCAAGAACTCACAATAATTTGACATAGGCAgtagacattttaatttatcgcAGAATTATACGCCTTATTCCGTGCGATATAAGGCGATGAAAATAACCTTAGTGTGGCCCCTAtataacatgattttatttcacCAACCATTTACCTTCATGCAGATACAACAACTCGTCTCACTAATGTCGCCATACTACACATATCGACACTTTCACTTACATTTTCCACATTCTGAAACTACTCTAAGCATTTTAAATCTATCACAATAATACATAAGGTTCATTATCGCGCAGAAATCCGCAAAACTCATCGCACTCGAAATTATTTTACctcatttaaaaaacaacatttcGCGCGTAAGGAACTCTCGCCGGCCCGTCAGATCACGTGGTCCGCGCTGGTGGGGGCCGTGGGAAGGACGACGGGGCGGAAGGGCGCGTGACATCACTAACGCATCCGGTAGTGATTCTTCTCGTGCACCTGACACAGCTCGCCTTTGAAGTCGATCTCTATTTCAAAGTCCAGATCGCGATTGTTGCGCGCGTTCTGACGCATCGAGAACGTTCCAGTGATCTCTTCGAACTTTTCACCTGAAAGTATTAGTGAATGAATGTAAATTGTGTATGTATTGTTCAACACAAATTCAATAGATCTAGTAAACATGTTTTTGTGACCTGATCATAGGTATCACATAAAAGTTACAACAATAGATAAACCATCAGTGTGTTGAAGACTTCCATGACTTATTTTTCAGAGTACACATAACAAGATACAACAAGTTTTTTGTCAGTCAATGGTTTCATACAATTTTCTCTAACTActgtatagatatatatactTCATAGAATTACGTTACGGTTTCTTCAAGTTATAACAAGATGTAGTTACCGTCATGTAGTCGTCGAAGTAGAAGACGGTCTGCTTCCAGTGTGTGTAGGGCGCCTCGGGCGCGGTGCTGAAGCCGAGCCGCTTGTGAGACTTCGTGAACTCCACGTTGAAGAACGTCACCAGTGCTTGGATGAAGTCGTTACGCCGCACCTGTACACATTGAGATTTAAAGGGGAGCTCAAATGTTTCTTTCCAATACTACTTTTAAATACGAAACAcacaatattttccaaatagTTACATAAACTAaatgttatagaaaataataaatcactTGGAAAGTACACCCACCTGTATATGAAACTTGGACTCAAAGTTGAGATCCTCTTTCTTGACTGTGTATAAATCTATCTCTTTGAGTAAACACGAATTGGTCACCACctgtaataaaatcaaatacaaatctcaataagtaaaattctaaaacagatatcaaagaattataaaatttcaaggACCTATATACTGCCGCGACacatgatataaaattaaaccctCAATTGTGAACAGCCTGTATCAAGAAAACACTCTACATTAAAACATCCTGTATAATAATCCCAACAAGTTTCATGTCAAGTCATTACCTGTTTAGCATCAACCACATCAACCAGCGGTTCTGATATCGCCACCTTCCTGATGGAAGACATGTTGAAGCCATACACATCATCCCACCAGTTGATCTTCTCGTCTTTGTACTGACGGTCCTCAATACCACAGATGAATAATGTGCATCTGTAAATGCATAGTTATGTTCAACCTAGACAGACTAAAAATGTAGTCAATAATCTCCAAATTATGCAAGACTATTCAAATACTCATGTTGAGTATACTGtaccaaaaaatttactatCAATCTTGTGCACAAATTAATGTGAGTTTTGCGGTTTGGAACACATTAGTTTCTTTTAGCTATTAATATCAGCCTTTAGCTATTATGATTAGGATGAATTATAAAGATGGCCACAAACATAACAATTGttgttttcatatattaaaCTATGGAGTGACAAAAGGCCTTGTAAATGCAATTTACAGATTACGGTAGGACATCAAATCTTACCTGTCTGGGAACATCATGCCATCAGGCTTGAGCCACTTGTCTCTTGCGTACAGCACTGTGTCCAACATGCTCTCATAGAACAGGCAGTAGCCCATCCACTCTGATATAATTATGTCCACTTTTTCCACTGGCAATTCCACTTCTTCAACCTGATCAACAGCacttaattgtttaaaaaatctttacataaaGCATAATAcggaacacaataattattaataataaagcaCTAAATTCATTAAGAGTAGATAGCATTCCCTAAAAATATGCcctatttgaaattaaactggAAAGAACTCTATAACAAGAAAACAATTTACATCTGCTTATACttgagttatataaacaaaagttatttggattgaagattgagataggGATCagttattgaaaacagctgttaaTCATTATAGCTTACCTTTCCTTTGACAATATCAATAACATCACTCAGCCTGTTGGCTTCAACAATTTTCCGTGCATAGTCTACAATGTTGGAGCACTCCACTGCTATCACCTTTGCTGCACCAGCTTTAGCTGCGAACATGGACAGGATGCCAGTACCACACCCAATGTCAAGGACCACCTGTTGGACATATggattatttgaaaatagaacaaaaaaaataaaatgaactttaatttaaaatatgactaaTGTGACTGTAAGGACTATGAAAATAgaacaaacacaaaaatcaaTATAACTTCAGTTTAAAATATCACTAATGTGATTGGAGGATCTATTATAATGAATActttcaaatgtttatatttaaaaatagataaacgGATCAATAACTGTTGAGTTATTAGCTGATTAACTTATTCACATTCAAAAACTCACAAATTTTTAACTTCAAACTAAGTTGAAGAGGCAAGGTTGTTATTTACGAATATTTGTAATACTAGGTAGTAAATTTGcagtacatttaaatatatgggTAATATTTCTCAAGTTAATGCCAgggaattgtttaaaaataattgtaaggtAATATagaaacctaaaaataaatcaactcaAACTTTACAATTGACAAAgcaaacaataaacaatgtgTTTAACCTCCAAAAACATGGAtagaataaatttacaaataaacctcaaatatttaaaaccttattttattatctactgTATGTACTAACCACTCACAGGTGGTGAATGATGTCTTTGTGAGAGAAAACCACACTACAATCTATACATAAAAAGTAGTTGCTATGCAACGTTTTTTCTATTGTTATACTGAAATAGGTATTGAAAGCTTGTTTGAACACATTCAGCGCACGTGCGCGTTTGACTTACCTTTCCTTTGAACAAATGCTTGTTGTGATACATGGCATTTCTGTATGTGAGCGTCCGAACTTCGTCTTTGAGCATCTCCTCGTGGATACCGAAGTGCGCGTACGAGTCGAAGTAGTAATCCCTAGAAGTCATCTCCTCGGCGGTGACATTCTTGTCGGGCCCGGTCTCACCGCCGATCCCATCCAAGCCACCTTCAACAAAGCACGTTTTTGAGCGCTATGGACGCCATGTACAACCGGCGTCagacacaaaaaatacaattttctcaCCATTCTCGAGTATGGGCGTCGACGCCGCCGATGTGCCTTCTTGAGCTACGTCCATGTTTTCCATTTTAGAAACAAATGTTAATGAAAActcgtaatttattaatataacctGAAACTTCGCAACGCCGAATCGATTTGTCAGCAACACAAGCACGAAACGCAAAAAGTATTCCCAGTCGGAGATAACGAACAGATTTGTTTGCGGCAAGGTTCTTACAACTAAATATAGAGATTTAAGATgtattatcacaaaataaaacagtgGTTTTATGGAAAAACGCTCGAAATC encodes:
- the LOC119191560 gene encoding protein arginine N-methyltransferase 1-like, coding for MENMDVAQEGTSAASTPILENGGLDGIGGETGPDKNVTAEEMTSRDYYFDSYAHFGIHEEMLKDEVRTLTYRNAMYHNKHLFKGKVVLDIGCGTGILSMFAAKAGAAKVIAVECSNIVDYARKIVEANRLSDVIDIVKGKVEEVELPVEKVDIIISEWMGYCLFYESMLDTVLYARDKWLKPDGMMFPDRCTLFICGIEDRQYKDEKINWWDDVYGFNMSSIRKVAISEPLVDVVDAKQVVTNSCLLKEIDLYTVKKEDLNFESKFHIQVRRNDFIQALVTFFNVEFTKSHKRLGFSTAPEAPYTHWKQTVFYFDDYMTVTTSCEKFEEITGTFSMRQNARNNRDLDFEIEIDFKGELCQVHEKNHYRMR